From the Maioricimonas rarisocia genome, one window contains:
- a CDS encoding DUF1559 domain-containing protein, whose translation MKRSRNRGFTLIELLVVIAIIAILIALLLPAVQQAREAARRTECKNKLKQWGLAIHNYHDTHGVFPMGSMGLNNSTSRRANNFPFHVMLLPFVDQTPLYNNFDFSFNYNTTSPINNRQNRDRTFATLHCPSARERDKKPSNSGEGWTVHYYGVAGAKGPQPAPLTGNWPMRNSSNNTSNHGNHATNGMLYRQSKLRMRDVLDGTSNTFLIGEISSRQNTASGWSNSYRAWIQGASNGNNSFASYACKNVAHPIGPSGWRSGNANRLFNDVRFGSNHTGGAHFLFGDGSVRFISENIDFATYQAAASRDDGLTLQIN comes from the coding sequence ATGAAACGATCCCGAAACCGAGGTTTCACCCTGATTGAGCTGCTGGTGGTCATTGCCATCATCGCCATTCTGATCGCGCTGCTGCTGCCCGCCGTGCAGCAGGCCCGCGAGGCAGCCCGCCGCACCGAATGCAAGAACAAGCTGAAGCAGTGGGGACTGGCGATCCACAACTACCACGACACACACGGCGTCTTCCCGATGGGATCGATGGGGCTGAACAACTCCACCAGCCGTCGTGCCAACAATTTCCCGTTCCACGTCATGCTGCTGCCCTTCGTTGACCAGACGCCGCTCTACAACAATTTCGATTTCTCCTTCAACTACAACACGACCAGCCCGATCAACAATCGCCAGAATCGGGACCGGACGTTCGCGACGCTGCACTGTCCGAGTGCCCGCGAACGGGACAAGAAACCGAGCAACTCCGGCGAAGGCTGGACGGTGCACTACTACGGTGTCGCCGGAGCAAAAGGGCCGCAGCCTGCTCCCCTGACCGGCAACTGGCCGATGCGAAACAGCAGCAACAACACGTCGAACCACGGCAACCACGCCACCAACGGGATGCTGTACCGGCAGAGCAAACTGCGGATGCGGGATGTGCTGGATGGAACGTCCAACACGTTCCTCATCGGCGAGATCTCGTCGCGACAGAACACGGCGTCCGGGTGGAGCAACAGCTACCGTGCCTGGATCCAGGGAGCGAGCAACGGCAACAACAGCTTCGCCAGCTACGCCTGCAAGAACGTCGCGCATCCCATCGGCCCGAGCGGTTGGCGTTCCGGCAATGCCAACCGGCTGTTCAACGACGTACGGTTCGGCAGCAATCATACGGGAGGAGCACACTTCCTGTTCGGCGACGGGTCGGTCCGCTTCATTTCGGAGAACATCGACTTCGCGACGTACCAGGCAGCTGCCTCGCGCGATGACGGACTGACGCTGCAGATCAACTGA
- a CDS encoding DUF4198 domain-containing protein produces the protein MSRTFAGLLIAVIACSGCGGDGRPALVPVEGTVTLDGEPLADAQIIFQVVEVEGDYKRPSAGTTDASGKFTIGTYGKDDGLPIGKYNVGIMKRELVGDLPENFNEEDPSETGRPLRYRWVTYPELADPATSGLTAEVTSDGLQPATFDVEESGEVIVEGARAANEP, from the coding sequence ATGAGTCGTACGTTTGCCGGTTTGTTGATTGCGGTTATTGCGTGTTCGGGCTGCGGCGGTGACGGACGACCGGCCCTCGTTCCGGTCGAAGGGACCGTCACGCTCGATGGAGAGCCGCTAGCCGATGCCCAGATCATTTTCCAGGTCGTCGAAGTCGAAGGGGACTACAAGCGTCCCTCGGCCGGAACGACCGATGCCAGCGGCAAGTTCACGATCGGAACCTACGGGAAGGACGACGGGCTGCCGATCGGCAAGTACAACGTCGGCATCATGAAGCGGGAGCTCGTCGGCGATCTGCCGGAGAACTTCAACGAGGAAGACCCATCCGAGACAGGACGACCGCTCCGCTATCGCTGGGTGACATACCCCGAACTTGCCGACCCCGCCACGTCGGGGCTGACAGCGGAGGTCACGTCGGACGGCCTTCAACCCGCGACCTTCGACGTCGAAGAGAGCGGCGAAGTGATCGTCGAAGGTGCCCGCGCCGCAAACGAACCTTAA
- a CDS encoding DUF1559 domain-containing protein produces the protein MNIFVRRQRGFTLIELLVVIAIIAILIALLLPAVQQAREAARRTQCKNNMKQLGLAFHNYHDVYRSFPPAATADGVGNNMDRTDAWGWSIRLLPYIDQGPLYNQIDPGSTSRVPRDPANMTDVNDYRTAADGTQEKLFTTVIPAFLCPSSTGDTHNKFQAYMATMMYAVNYRIGKYPSGPPYTVKIGDILDGTSNTVLAGEKSLHETPQGTSIGMAWGGYKPCRARISIVTPHAEINTPFDGSFDSSINCYSENPPTTNTTRDVVASQHEGGAHLLMCDGTVRFVSENIDSNPALGSGGGQNGNFLYQNLFNHEDENPIGEF, from the coding sequence GTGAACATCTTCGTTCGCCGTCAGCGTGGCTTTACGCTGATCGAACTCCTTGTGGTGATCGCGATCATCGCAATCCTCATCGCCCTGTTGCTCCCGGCGGTTCAGCAGGCCCGCGAAGCGGCCCGCAGGACCCAATGCAAGAACAACATGAAGCAACTGGGCCTGGCCTTTCACAACTACCACGACGTCTACCGGTCGTTTCCTCCCGCGGCGACAGCCGACGGCGTCGGGAACAACATGGATCGGACTGATGCCTGGGGCTGGTCGATCCGCCTGCTCCCCTACATCGACCAGGGTCCGCTGTACAACCAGATTGACCCCGGATCAACCTCGCGGGTTCCACGTGACCCGGCCAACATGACGGACGTCAACGACTACCGGACCGCCGCAGACGGCACGCAGGAGAAGCTGTTTACGACGGTGATTCCTGCGTTTCTGTGCCCCTCGAGCACGGGCGACACCCACAACAAGTTTCAGGCGTACATGGCGACGATGATGTACGCGGTTAACTACCGGATCGGTAAGTACCCCAGCGGACCTCCGTACACCGTCAAGATCGGAGACATCCTCGACGGGACGTCGAACACTGTGCTCGCTGGCGAAAAGTCGCTGCATGAGACACCGCAGGGCACCTCGATCGGCATGGCATGGGGCGGGTACAAACCGTGCCGTGCCCGTATTTCGATCGTCACGCCACACGCCGAGATCAACACGCCGTTCGATGGCTCGTTTGACTCGTCGATCAACTGCTATTCCGAAAACCCCCCGACGACGAACACGACCCGCGACGTTGTCGCCAGCCAGCACGAAGGGGGAGCCCATCTGCTGATGTGCGACGGCACGGTCCGCTTCGTCAGCGAGAACATCGATTCGAACCCGGCCCTGGGAAGTGGCGGCGGCCAGAACGGCAACTTCCTCTACCAGAACCTCTTCAACCACGAGGACGAGAACCCGATCGGCGAGTTCTGA
- a CDS encoding sulfatase family protein, with protein MKMSIIRAFLAAAALIGVITPADAADDQRPNVLWIIADDLGIELGCYGQEHVATPHLDRLAREGVRFTRAFATSPVCSSSRTAFITGMYQTTIGGHPHRTRKLPELPDAIRPATTIFRDAGYYVCNMNRPTGTRGKAKIDYNFQHENLFDGNDWRGRAEGQPFFAQLQIKEPHRPFVSDTSPDRWKQIELPPQYPDHPITRRDWANYLASIEVMDAKVGEVLDRLDAEGIADNTLVVFFGDHGRPHVWGKQWLYEGGIHVPLIVRWPGRLQPGTVDERMVSLIDLAPTSLAAAGIEPPEVMQGVDFLAEGFHGRAAVFAARDRCGDAIDRIRCVRTDRFKYIRNFEPQRPYTQRSGYKTLQYPVITLLEVLHERGALTPVQARFMAAEKPVEELYDLVADPHETKNLADDPQYAGTLRELRTQLRDWIEETDDRGTVPEGDAAYFEDLMAEKQAYFERAMRRRGLDPELSPQDYLQWWEDQLGITGDPAPQN; from the coding sequence ATGAAGATGTCTATCATCCGCGCTTTCCTGGCCGCTGCGGCACTCATCGGTGTCATCACACCGGCGGACGCGGCCGACGACCAGCGGCCCAACGTCCTGTGGATCATTGCAGATGATCTCGGCATCGAACTGGGCTGCTACGGTCAGGAGCACGTTGCCACGCCGCACCTCGACCGACTCGCCCGCGAAGGAGTTCGCTTCACCCGGGCATTCGCCACGTCACCGGTCTGTTCGTCGTCGCGAACGGCATTCATTACCGGGATGTATCAGACCACGATCGGCGGCCATCCTCATCGGACCCGCAAGCTGCCGGAGCTCCCCGATGCCATACGCCCCGCCACCACGATTTTCCGCGATGCCGGGTACTACGTCTGCAATATGAACCGCCCGACCGGCACCCGGGGAAAAGCAAAGATTGACTACAACTTCCAGCACGAAAACCTGTTCGACGGCAATGACTGGAGAGGGCGCGCCGAGGGGCAGCCATTCTTTGCGCAGCTGCAGATCAAGGAGCCGCATCGACCGTTTGTGAGCGACACATCGCCGGATCGCTGGAAGCAGATCGAACTGCCGCCGCAGTATCCGGATCATCCCATCACCCGCCGGGACTGGGCCAACTACCTGGCGTCGATCGAAGTGATGGATGCGAAAGTCGGCGAGGTCCTCGACCGTCTCGACGCCGAGGGAATTGCCGACAACACGCTGGTCGTGTTCTTCGGCGACCATGGTCGTCCGCACGTGTGGGGCAAGCAGTGGCTGTACGAGGGAGGAATTCACGTACCGCTCATCGTCCGCTGGCCCGGCAGGCTCCAGCCCGGAACCGTCGACGAACGGATGGTGAGCCTGATTGATCTGGCGCCCACGTCGCTGGCAGCCGCCGGCATCGAGCCTCCCGAAGTCATGCAGGGCGTCGATTTCCTGGCAGAGGGTTTCCACGGCCGCGCTGCCGTATTCGCAGCCCGTGACCGCTGTGGCGACGCGATTGACCGCATTCGCTGTGTTCGAACCGACCGGTTCAAGTACATCCGGAACTTCGAGCCACAGCGTCCGTATACGCAGCGGAGCGGCTACAAGACGCTGCAGTATCCGGTCATCACGTTGCTCGAAGTTCTGCACGAGCGGGGTGCGCTCACGCCGGTTCAGGCCCGTTTCATGGCTGCGGAGAAACCGGTGGAGGAACTGTACGATCTCGTTGCCGATCCACACGAGACGAAGAATCTGGCGGACGATCCGCAGTATGCAGGAACGCTTCGCGAACTCCGCACGCAGCTGCGCGACTGGATCGAAGAGACCGACGATCGAGGGACCGTTCCCGAAGGAGACGCGGCATACTTCGAGGATCTGATGGCCGAGAAGCAGGCGTACTTCGAGAGGGCCATGCGACGCCGCGGGCTCGATCCGGAGTTGTCGCCTCAGGACTATCTTCAGTGGTGGGAAGATCAGCTCGGCATCACGGGTGACCCGGCACCGCAGAACTGA
- the dps gene encoding DNA starvation/stationary phase protection protein Dps: MHDTRISLNEETRTKSMQLLNARLADAIDLAMQLKLAHWNIRGPHFLQLHELFDKITESVREHVDMIAERIGALGGIAHGSLQSVASNSGLDSYPEDVSSGIEHTKLVASALAKFGGAVRENIEQASSIGDAATEDLLTEIVRDIDQHMWFVEAHLQAES, encoded by the coding sequence ATGCACGACACGCGAATCAGTCTGAATGAAGAGACCCGCACGAAATCGATGCAGCTTCTCAACGCGCGACTGGCCGACGCCATCGATCTGGCGATGCAGCTGAAGCTGGCCCACTGGAACATCCGCGGTCCCCACTTCCTGCAACTTCACGAACTGTTCGACAAGATCACGGAATCCGTCCGCGAGCACGTCGACATGATTGCAGAGCGGATCGGTGCTCTCGGCGGAATCGCTCACGGCTCGCTGCAGTCCGTCGCCAGCAACAGCGGACTCGACAGCTATCCCGAGGACGTGAGCAGCGGGATCGAGCATACCAAGCTGGTCGCTTCGGCTCTGGCAAAGTTCGGCGGCGCGGTTCGCGAGAATATCGAACAGGCGTCTTCGATCGGCGACGCGGCGACCGAAGACCTGCTGACCGAAATCGTTCGCGATATCGATCAGCACATGTGGTTTGTCGAAGCACACCTCCAGGCGGAGTCGTGA
- a CDS encoding DnaJ domain-containing protein, with translation MTQRRPEFMVALGLLPPYSESDVKKAYREKARRLHPDAGGDAEAFKALRAAYERALDHLVFHQSRRTWLGNRVERYCQRQTLMAFVESYGGECELHRPSSYHVVEYGLDFADMMREIVFVRLTGPEVTDQTLALLQEQGSITEEIQSLDLSDSEVTDGGMRHLAQLDRLRFVDLRGTVLTREGLWFLSQMRQIEWLHLQGTRVSFWDRWKLRRSAPHLRIATRETDTAPSPDWSSDEQIFRGLENMWRGSSPRKRSGWLQPLF, from the coding sequence GTGACGCAGAGACGCCCGGAATTCATGGTCGCGCTCGGACTGCTGCCGCCGTACAGCGAGTCCGACGTCAAGAAAGCGTACCGCGAAAAGGCACGACGCCTTCATCCCGATGCGGGCGGCGATGCCGAAGCGTTCAAGGCACTGCGGGCTGCGTACGAACGGGCGCTGGACCACCTCGTGTTCCACCAGTCCCGGCGGACATGGCTGGGAAACCGGGTCGAACGCTACTGCCAGCGACAGACGTTGATGGCGTTTGTCGAGAGCTACGGCGGCGAATGCGAATTGCATCGGCCAAGCTCATATCACGTGGTCGAGTACGGCCTCGATTTCGCCGACATGATGCGGGAGATCGTCTTCGTCCGGCTGACCGGCCCCGAAGTGACCGATCAGACCCTCGCTCTGCTCCAGGAACAGGGAAGCATCACCGAAGAGATCCAGTCGCTCGACCTGAGTGACTCGGAGGTGACCGACGGAGGGATGCGACATCTTGCGCAGCTGGATCGGCTCCGGTTTGTCGACCTGCGCGGAACAGTACTGACCCGCGAGGGCCTCTGGTTTCTCAGTCAGATGCGACAGATCGAGTGGCTGCACCTGCAGGGGACACGGGTGAGCTTCTGGGACCGATGGAAGCTGCGTCGCTCGGCACCCCATCTACGGATCGCGACTCGCGAAACAGATACCGCCCCCTCTCCCGACTGGAGCTCCGACGAGCAGATCTTCCGCGGACTGGAGAATATGTGGCGCGGCAGCTCCCCTCGCAAACGGTCCGGTTGGCTGCAGCCGCTCTTCTGA
- a CDS encoding sulfatase family protein, translating to MRALKSLLLALLLLGLVRSAEAAEEQPNILWIIVDDMSANFSCYGETAIETPNVDRLAARGTRFSRAFVTAPVCSTCRSAFITGMYQTSIGAHHHRSGRGEEKIHLPKKIVPVPKLFQQAGYYTSVGSWPIRKGRLGKTDYNFEWDQSMYDGADWSGREQGQPFFAQIQLPGGKLRGGTLESARKFRERARRDLGSVTPLDAVELPPYYPDEPVLVEDWAAYLDSVRYTDMVVGQILDRLENEGVLEETVVFFMTDHGISHARGKQFLYDEGLHVPLVIAGQGVGIGFVRDDLVEHIDIAATSLGLAGIEIPEWMQARDILAGSYEPRDAVYAARDRCDETVDHLRSVRTKRFKYIRNFLPLRPHLQPNAYKDKKSILIALRDAHEAGRLDDVQGQLFASTRPPQELYDLENDPHEIHNLAQDPDHAGTLREMRGRLDRWMEETGDQGRSSEPKAMFESDMALYVGTLRRRKADPEHIRRVENNIELMRQWAAEGK from the coding sequence ATGCGCGCTCTGAAATCTCTGCTGCTGGCACTGCTCCTGCTCGGACTGGTCCGCTCTGCTGAAGCCGCTGAGGAGCAGCCGAACATCCTGTGGATCATCGTCGACGACATGTCGGCCAACTTCTCGTGCTACGGCGAGACCGCGATCGAAACGCCGAACGTCGATCGCCTGGCCGCACGAGGTACAAGGTTCTCGCGTGCCTTCGTGACTGCCCCGGTCTGTTCGACCTGCCGGTCGGCCTTCATCACCGGGATGTACCAGACGAGTATTGGTGCGCATCATCACCGCAGCGGCCGGGGCGAAGAGAAGATCCATCTGCCGAAGAAGATCGTACCTGTCCCGAAGCTGTTTCAGCAGGCCGGGTACTACACCTCCGTGGGGAGCTGGCCGATCCGGAAAGGGCGACTGGGGAAAACGGACTACAACTTCGAATGGGACCAGTCGATGTACGACGGGGCCGACTGGTCAGGCCGCGAGCAGGGACAGCCTTTCTTCGCACAGATCCAGCTTCCGGGAGGGAAGCTGCGGGGGGGCACGCTCGAGTCAGCGAGGAAGTTTCGCGAACGAGCCCGGCGTGATCTCGGTTCCGTCACCCCACTCGATGCTGTCGAACTGCCCCCGTACTACCCGGACGAACCGGTTCTCGTCGAAGACTGGGCCGCCTATCTCGATTCCGTCCGGTACACCGACATGGTGGTAGGGCAGATCCTGGACCGGCTCGAGAACGAGGGCGTACTGGAGGAGACGGTCGTGTTTTTCATGACCGACCACGGTATCAGCCATGCTCGCGGCAAGCAGTTTCTGTACGACGAGGGGCTGCATGTGCCGCTCGTCATCGCCGGCCAGGGTGTGGGAATCGGGTTCGTTCGGGACGACCTGGTCGAGCACATCGACATTGCCGCGACGTCGCTGGGGCTTGCAGGCATCGAGATTCCTGAGTGGATGCAGGCCCGAGATATCCTGGCCGGAAGCTACGAACCCCGCGATGCGGTGTATGCCGCCCGGGACCGCTGCGATGAGACAGTCGACCACCTTCGCTCCGTCCGGACGAAGCGATTCAAGTACATTCGCAACTTTCTGCCGCTGCGGCCTCACCTTCAGCCGAACGCCTACAAGGACAAGAAGTCGATTCTGATCGCCCTCCGCGACGCCCATGAGGCAGGGCGACTCGACGACGTCCAGGGACAGCTGTTCGCCTCGACACGGCCGCCGCAAGAGCTGTACGACCTCGAAAATGATCCTCACGAGATTCACAATCTGGCACAGGATCCCGACCATGCCGGGACACTGCGTGAGATGCGTGGTCGACTCGACCGATGGATGGAGGAGACAGGCGATCAGGGACGCAGCTCCGAGCCGAAGGCCATGTTCGAGAGCGATATGGCGCTGTACGTCGGCACGCTTCGACGCCGCAAGGCCGACCCCGAGCACATTCGCAGGGTTGAAAACAACATCGAGCTGATGCGGCAGTGGGCCGCGGAAGGGAAGTGA
- a CDS encoding SMP-30/gluconolactonase/LRE family protein, which yields MIVLLNGAGIVADDAGTPVFDPGAEPQMLQTTGAGEGPAWHPELGLLTSGDGHIMRRSIDGERTVWIEGAGSNGLLFDRQGRLVICEPVGRRVSRIESDGTRTVLAETFEGMRFNQPNDVTIDSKGRIYFSDPKYGDRQTMELVDAEGHKVEGVYRIDSDGSVSRVITHEVDRPNGLIVTPDDRYLFVADNNNNTIGGARKLWRFELQEDGTVKPDSQTLIHDWGATRGPDGMKLDSLGRLYVAAGLNRQNPPYETQHKPTAGIYVFSPEGKLLEFAPIPRDECTNCAFGGDDLRTLYVTAGGTLWSIRTAVPGYVLWPTDDE from the coding sequence ATGATCGTCCTGCTGAACGGAGCCGGCATCGTTGCCGATGACGCCGGCACTCCAGTCTTCGATCCGGGGGCCGAACCACAGATGTTGCAGACGACCGGAGCCGGTGAAGGGCCGGCATGGCATCCGGAACTCGGCCTGCTCACCAGCGGTGACGGGCACATCATGCGGCGATCGATCGATGGAGAACGAACCGTCTGGATCGAGGGCGCCGGTTCGAATGGTCTGCTGTTTGATCGTCAGGGACGCCTGGTGATTTGCGAACCGGTCGGCCGCCGGGTCTCCCGCATCGAATCAGACGGCACGCGGACCGTCCTTGCAGAGACCTTCGAAGGTATGCGGTTCAATCAGCCCAATGACGTCACGATCGATTCGAAAGGGCGGATCTACTTTTCCGATCCAAAATACGGCGACCGGCAAACGATGGAACTGGTTGACGCCGAGGGACACAAGGTCGAAGGCGTCTACCGGATCGACTCCGACGGCAGCGTCAGCAGAGTGATCACCCACGAAGTCGATCGCCCGAACGGACTGATCGTCACGCCGGACGACCGCTATCTGTTTGTCGCCGACAATAACAACAACACCATCGGCGGCGCTCGGAAGCTGTGGCGATTCGAGCTGCAGGAAGACGGCACCGTCAAACCCGACTCGCAGACGCTGATCCACGATTGGGGAGCGACGCGTGGCCCGGACGGCATGAAACTCGACTCGCTCGGACGCCTGTACGTGGCGGCCGGGCTGAACCGCCAGAATCCCCCTTACGAGACACAGCACAAACCGACCGCCGGGATCTACGTCTTCTCGCCTGAAGGGAAACTGCTTGAGTTCGCACCGATCCCCCGCGACGAATGCACCAACTGCGCGTTCGGTGGCGACGACCTGAGGACATTGTATGTCACAGCAGGAGGCACGCTCTGGAGCATTCGCACGGCCGTGCCCGGCTACGTTCTCTGGCCGACTGACGACGAATGA
- a CDS encoding cellulase family glycosylhydrolase, whose product MRYLVCLACITPLFCDGGILHAETMKAVHVSDDRSGFVRGEDGAPFVPWGFNYDHDAGGDLLEDYWHEKWPVIVEDFHEMKQLGANVVRIHLQFGRFMNSADQPNRDSLQQLGRLVALAEEVGLYLDVTGLGCYHKQDVPEWYDELSEADRWKAQAEFWKAVARVCTNSPAIFCYDLMNEPVVPGGPKRRDDWLGPAFAGKHFVQFIALETKGRERHEIARQWIETLVAAIREVDEQHLITVGMVPWSLDRPGMKSGFAPDKVAGPLDFIAVHLYPETGKVDEALETLRGFDVGKPVIIEETFPLKCSPNELGRFFEESRPHAQGWIGFYWGEQPDTGAPAKTIQEAIMRGWLELFREKNPNRGEAVPAGNS is encoded by the coding sequence ATGCGCTATCTCGTCTGCCTCGCCTGCATCACTCCCCTGTTCTGTGATGGTGGAATCCTCCATGCAGAAACTATGAAAGCGGTCCACGTTTCCGATGATCGGAGCGGCTTCGTTCGGGGGGAGGACGGCGCGCCGTTCGTGCCCTGGGGATTCAACTACGATCACGATGCCGGGGGGGATCTGCTCGAGGATTACTGGCACGAGAAGTGGCCGGTGATCGTGGAAGACTTTCACGAAATGAAGCAGCTTGGTGCGAACGTCGTCCGCATCCACCTGCAGTTCGGGAGGTTCATGAATTCTGCCGATCAGCCGAACCGGGATTCACTGCAGCAACTCGGGCGACTCGTGGCACTGGCCGAAGAGGTGGGGCTGTATCTCGATGTGACCGGCCTGGGCTGCTACCACAAGCAGGACGTGCCCGAGTGGTACGACGAGCTGTCCGAAGCAGACCGCTGGAAGGCGCAGGCGGAGTTCTGGAAAGCCGTCGCACGCGTCTGCACCAACAGCCCCGCGATCTTCTGCTACGACCTGATGAACGAACCGGTGGTGCCTGGCGGCCCGAAGCGACGTGATGACTGGCTGGGTCCTGCGTTCGCCGGCAAACACTTCGTGCAGTTCATTGCGCTCGAAACGAAAGGACGCGAGCGTCACGAGATCGCGCGGCAATGGATCGAGACGCTGGTCGCGGCGATCCGCGAAGTGGACGAACAGCACCTGATTACGGTGGGAATGGTGCCATGGAGCCTCGACCGCCCGGGGATGAAGTCCGGGTTCGCTCCCGACAAGGTCGCCGGTCCCCTCGACTTCATTGCCGTCCACCTCTATCCGGAGACCGGCAAGGTCGACGAAGCGCTCGAAACGCTTCGCGGCTTCGACGTCGGCAAACCAGTCATCATCGAAGAGACGTTTCCGCTGAAGTGTTCCCCCAATGAACTGGGACGCTTCTTCGAAGAGTCCCGCCCCCACGCGCAAGGGTGGATCGGTTTCTACTGGGGAGAGCAGCCGGACACAGGAGCACCGGCGAAGACGATCCAGGAAGCCATCATGCGGGGATGGCTCGAACTGTTCCGGGAGAAGAACCCCAACCGGGGTGAAGCGGTGCCGGCAGGCAATTCGTGA
- a CDS encoding YqaE/Pmp3 family membrane protein, whose product MSTPAVRTATAGDIFRILLAILLPPVGVFLQVGFGAQFWINILLTLLGYIPGIVHAVWIIATR is encoded by the coding sequence ATGAGTACGCCCGCTGTTCGCACCGCAACCGCCGGTGACATTTTCCGCATCCTTCTGGCCATCCTGCTGCCCCCTGTGGGGGTGTTCCTGCAGGTCGGCTTCGGAGCGCAGTTCTGGATCAACATCCTGCTGACGCTGCTCGGATACATCCCGGGCATTGTCCACGCCGTATGGATCATCGCAACCCGGTGA
- a CDS encoding BON domain-containing protein: MRTQQMQTREETDPRDGWTRRLAAGLLALAPLVTYSSTAVAETDRDAQATTSRPSDEDIAAAVGRRLAGSFGENGGGLSAHADEGVVTLEGTASNLAIARRAVDLAETVRGVRAVVSQVSVSPESSADDATVVRNIRRAWLFDPATELLKLEASVNAGVARLTGSVGSHAEKHLAEEVVASIDGVVDIDNQIEVAYDERRTDREIHEELIGRLRSSVWIDPERVSVEVNDGDVTLKGEVESAAARRRAYHLAWIAGVQNVNHDQLEVAGTRRDDAQRPGRHPFPPDEAVERSLQAALQQDPRVDTSSVKVSVRNGTATLRGTVPTLQNKRAATRDARNTRGVWVVRNRLRVAPNARANDEDVGAQVNEALARDPFVNADFVRAAVIGGVAHLQGRVENEFDRRQAEKVTGSVRGVVEVLNELVVDTSWQDVDDSSMAQRLHDELWWSPHIYSKTIDLKVIDGAVVLDGKVESEFERRQVLRTIEDFGVRKIEDRLSVDRAP, translated from the coding sequence ATGAGAACTCAACAGATGCAGACCCGCGAGGAAACAGATCCGCGGGACGGCTGGACACGACGACTGGCTGCAGGATTGCTCGCTCTGGCCCCGCTGGTGACATACTCATCAACGGCTGTTGCAGAGACTGATCGCGACGCACAGGCGACAACATCCCGGCCGTCCGACGAAGACATTGCCGCAGCCGTCGGTCGTCGCCTTGCCGGATCGTTTGGAGAGAACGGCGGAGGACTGTCAGCCCATGCCGACGAGGGCGTCGTCACCCTCGAGGGAACTGCATCAAACCTGGCCATCGCGCGACGTGCCGTCGATCTGGCTGAGACCGTTCGCGGTGTTCGTGCGGTGGTCAGTCAGGTTTCGGTCAGCCCCGAGAGCTCGGCCGACGATGCGACGGTCGTCCGCAACATTCGCCGGGCCTGGCTGTTCGATCCCGCAACTGAACTCTTGAAGCTCGAGGCGAGCGTCAATGCGGGAGTCGCGAGACTGACCGGCAGCGTCGGATCGCACGCCGAAAAGCACCTGGCCGAAGAAGTGGTCGCATCGATCGACGGCGTCGTCGACATCGACAACCAGATCGAAGTCGCCTACGACGAACGGCGGACCGATCGCGAGATCCACGAGGAACTGATCGGGCGGTTGCGTTCATCGGTCTGGATCGACCCCGAACGGGTCTCCGTTGAGGTCAACGACGGAGACGTGACGCTCAAGGGAGAGGTGGAGAGTGCCGCGGCACGGCGACGAGCTTACCATCTCGCGTGGATCGCCGGTGTGCAGAACGTGAACCACGATCAGCTGGAAGTGGCTGGCACCCGTCGCGACGATGCTCAGCGGCCCGGCCGGCACCCCTTCCCACCCGATGAGGCGGTCGAGCGTTCGCTGCAGGCGGCGCTGCAGCAGGATCCACGCGTTGACACGTCGTCCGTGAAGGTCTCTGTGCGAAACGGAACGGCAACGCTTCGCGGAACGGTGCCAACTCTTCAGAACAAGCGGGCCGCGACGCGCGATGCCCGCAACACGCGGGGCGTGTGGGTCGTGCGAAACCGACTGCGCGTCGCGCCGAACGCTCGAGCGAACGACGAAGATGTGGGGGCGCAAGTGAATGAAGCGCTGGCCCGCGACCCGTTCGTCAATGCTGACTTTGTCCGAGCCGCCGTCATTGGCGGAGTGGCCCACCTGCAGGGACGTGTCGAGAACGAGTTCGATCGTCGTCAGGCCGAGAAGGTGACCGGCAGCGTTCGGGGTGTCGTCGAAGTTCTCAACGAACTGGTCGTCGACACGTCGTGGCAGGATGTGGACGACAGCTCGATGGCTCAGCGGCTGCATGACGAGCTGTGGTGGAGCCCGCACATCTATTCGAAGACCATCGACCTCAAGGTGATTGACGGGGCGGTCGTTCTGGATGGCAAAGTCGAGAGCGAATTTGAGCGCCGCCAGGTTCTCCGGACGATCGAAGACTTCGGCGTGCGCAAAATCGAAGATCGTCTTTCCGTCGACCGCGCCCCCTGA